One part of the Peromyscus leucopus breed LL Stock chromosome 19, UCI_PerLeu_2.1, whole genome shotgun sequence genome encodes these proteins:
- the Rps14 gene encoding 40S ribosomal protein S14: MAPRKGKEKKEEQVISLGPQVAEGENVFGVCHIFASFNDTFVHVTDLSGKETICRVTGGMKVKADRDESSPYAAMLAAQDVAQRCKELGITALHIKLRATGGNRTKTPGPGAQSALRALARSGMKIGRIEDVTPIPSDSTRRKGGRRGRRL, translated from the exons ATGGCACCTCgcaaggggaaggaaaagaaggaagaacaggtcatcagccttgggcCTCAAGTGGCTGAAGGAGAGAATGTATTTGGTGTCTGCCACATCTTCGCATCCTTCAATGACACCTTTGTCCATGTTACTGATCTTTCTGGCAA GGAAACCATCTGCCGGGTGACTGGGGGGATGAAGGTAAAGGCTGACAGAGATGAGTCCTCTCCGTATGCAGCCATGCTGGCTGCCCAGGATGTGGCCCAGAGGTGCAAGGAGCTGGGCATCACTGCCCTGCATATCAAACTCCGTGCCACAGGAGGAAACAG GACCAAGACCCCTGGACCTGGAGCCCAGTCAGCCCTCAGAGCTCTCGCTCGCTCAGGGATGAAGATTGGGCGGATTG AGGATGTCACTCCCATCCCCTCGGACAGCACCCGAAGGAAGGGTGGGCGTCGTGGTCGCCGTCTGTGA